DNA sequence from the Calidithermus timidus DSM 17022 genome:
CTATCGGCTGTAAACTGAATGCGGTGTGCAGTGCGAGGCACTGCCCGCGCGGGAGTAGCTCAGTTGGTAGAGCACAACCTTGCCAAGGTTGGGGTCGCGAGTTCGAGTCTCGTCTCCCGCTCCACTTTTCTGTCCGGTCATCTTCATCTCCGCCACCCAGACCCCTGGGTGGCTTTTTGTTTTGAAGGTCTCTACTGGTACAATCCCCTTCATGCTCCCATTGGTCGGCGTGATTATGGGCTCGAGGTCGGACTGGGAAACCATGCGGCATGCAGTGGAGACCCTCGAGCGTCTCCGGATTCCCTACGAGACCAGGGTGGTCTCGGCCCACCGCACACCGGACCTGTTGTTTGAGTACGCACAGACTGCCGAGGCGCGGGGACTCGAGGTGATCATTGCGGGGGCGGGAGGGGCGGCCCATCTGCCCGGCATGACGGCCTCTAAAACCACCCTTCCGGTTCTGGGGGTGCCGGTTCAATCCAGGGCCCTCAATGGCCTGGACTCTTTGCTCTCGATCGTACAGATGCCCGCGGGCATTCCCGTGGGAACCCTGGCCATTGGAGCAGCAGGAGCGGTCAATGCGGCTTTGCTGGCGGCCAGCATCTTGGGCAATAAGTATCCAGAGGTGGCTCAGGCTCTGAGGGAATTTCGGGCCCGACAGACGGCAGACGTGCTCGAGCACGCTGACCCGAGGCTCTGAGGAAACCCCGAGACCTGTACCTCCAGCCAGGCGGTTCGGGATCGCCTCCAACTGGCCAGCCCCATGGGGTAGACTGCCTTTTCGTGATCGGGGTCTTAGGGGCTGGACAGTTGGGCCGGATGTTGGCGCTGGCGGGCTACCCGCTGGGCCAGCGCTTCCGTTTTTTTGACACCGTCGAGGGGGCTGTGGCTGGGCACTTGGCCGAGTTGCGGGTGGGGGCTTATGACGACCTCCAAGCCCTTGCCCGCTTTGCGGAGGGCCTCGAGCTCGTGACCTACGAGTTTGAGAACGTACCCGTGGCTGCCGCCCGCTCCCTGGCCGAGCGCGTGCCGGTCTTCCCGCCGCCGCAGGCGCTGGAGGCCGCCCAGGACCGGCTGGTGGAGAAGACCTTCTTTCAGAGCCTGGGCATCCCCACCCCGCCCTTCTACCCGGTACTCACCCGCGCCGACCTGCTGCAGGGCGTCGAGTGTACCGGCTTTCCCTGCGTGCTCAAGACCCGCACCCTGGGCTACGACGGCAAGGGGCAGCGGGTGCTGCGCGGACCGGAGGACGTGGAGGGGGCTTGGGACGGACTGGGCGGGCAGCCGCTGATCCTCGAGGGCTTCGTGCCCTTCGAGCGCGAGCTCTCGATCCTGGCCGTACGGGGGCGGAGCGGCGAACTGGCCTTCTATCCGCTGGTCGAGAACCACCACCAAGACGGAATCCTGCGCAAGAGCCTGGCTCCTGCGCCCGGCCTGACCCTTCAGTTGCAGACCCGGGCCGAGGATTACGCCCGGCGGGTGCTGGAGCGGCTGGAGTACGTGGGCGTGCTGGCCATCGAACTCTTCGAGGTGGAGGGGGAGCTCATCGCCAACGAGATGGCCCCTCGGGTGCACAACTCGGGCCACTGGAGCCTCGAGGGCGCTGAGACCAGCCAGTTCGAGAACCATTTGCGGGCAGCGCTGGGACTGCCGCTGGGTTCGACCGCGGTGCGCGGCCACGCCGCCATGCTCAACCTCATCGGCTTTCGGCCCGACTTCGCCCGCGTGCTGGGGGTGCGGGAGGCCCACCTGCACTGGTACGGCAAGGAGGTGCGCTCGGGGCGCAAGGTAGGCCACGTCAACCTGCGGGCCGATACCTGGGAGGAACTCCAGGCGCGGTTGAGGACACTGGAGGACGCGATAGCATAGGGCATGGACCTGCTCTCCACCCTGGCGCTGCACGCCGCTGAGGCCGAGAAGCCCCTCAACGACCCGCTCTCGCTGCCCATCTACCAGTCGGCCTCCTGGACCTTCCGCGACCTCGACGAGGTGGACGCGGTGTACGAGGGGAGGCGGGCCGGGACCATCTACGGGCGCAACGGCACGCCCAACCACCGGGCGCTGGAGTCGCTGTTCGCGGCGCTGCACGCCGCCGAGGCCGCCATCGCCTGCGCCAGCGGGATGAGCGCTTTGAGCGCGGCTTTCCTGGGCTTGCTGAGGTCGGGCGACAAGGTGGTGGCCTCACAGGACCTCTACGGCAGCACCTTGGGCGTGCTGCGCGATCTGGGGCGCTTTGGGGTGCGGGTGGTGACGGTGGACCTCGCCGACTGGGAGGGGATGGGGCGCGAACTCGAGGGGGCACGGCTGCTGGTGCTCGAGACCTCCTCCAACCCCCGCCTGCGCGTCCCCGACCTGGCCCGCCTGAGCGAGCTGGCCCACCGGGCCGGGGCGAAGGTGCTGGTGGACAACACCTTCGCCTCGCCCTACCACTGCCGCCCCCTCGAGCACGGCGTGGACGTGGTGATGGAGAGCCTGACCAAGTTCATCGGCGGCCACTCCGACGCGATGCTGGGCGGGCTGGCGGGCCAGAAGGAGTTGCTCGAGCCCGTCCGGGCGGTGGCGGTGCGGATGGGCTTCGTCTCCAACCCCCACGAGTGCTGGCTGGGGGTGCGCGGGGCTCACACGCTCGAGCTACGCATGCAGCGGGCCTCGGCCAATGCGCTCGAGCTCGCCCGCTTCCTCGAGGCTCACCCCAAGGTGCGCCGCGTCCACTACCCTGGCCTGCCCTCCCACCCCGACCACGAGACGGCGAAGAGGGTGCTGAGGAACGGTTTCGGCGCGATGCTATCCTTCGAGCTCGAGCCCTCCCGCGCCGCCGTGAACGCCCTGCTGCACCACCTCGAGCACGTCCGTATGGCCTTGAGCCTGGGCGGGGCTCACACCACCCTTTCCCACCCCGCCACCAGCTCCCACCGCTTTCTCGCCCCTGCCGAACGCGAAGCCCTGGGCCTGCACGACGGCTTCCTGCGCATGTCGGTGGGGATCGAGAACCTGGAGGACTTGCGGGCAGACTTGGAGCGGGGGCTGGGGGCGGTGTGATACCAGATTCGGTCAGTTCGTTCCCATTCGGGAACGAACTGACCCGACCGAAGGGAGTGCTCTAGGATTCAAAAAGATAGCCTCTGAAGGTCTTTGGTTTGGGTGATTATCTTTTTGAATCCGGTATGAGGCAGGAAGTAGGAAGCTATCCTTTCCCAGCCCCCCTTGCTCAAGGCGTCTTGCGTTTGGCGTACGACGTAGGACGTACGACCCGCGTTCGGCTATCAGCTATCGACCATCGACCTAAACGCCCCCTCGAGCCCCTCCAGCGCCTGCGCCACCACGTCGGGCGTGTGGGCCGCCGAGGTGAAGCCGGCCTCGAACTGCGAGGGGGCGAGGTAGACGCCGCGCTCGAGGGCGGCGTGGAAGAACTTGGCGTAGCGCTGTACGTCGCTGGTCTTGGCCGAGGCGTAGTCGTTCACGGGCTCTTCGGCGAAGAAGAAGCCGAACATGGTGCCGGCTTGGTCGGCCTGGAGGGGAATTCCGGCCCGCCGGGCCAGGTTGGCGATGCCCTCGATGAGGGTGCGGGCGGCTTCGGCGGCGGCTTCAAACACGCCGGGGCGGGACCACTCCTCCAGCGTTGCGATCCCGGCGGCCATCGCCAGGGGGTTGCCGGAGAGGGTCCCGGCCTGGTACATGGGGCCCGCCGGGGCCACCCACTGCATGATCTCCCGTCGTCCGCCGTAGGCCCCCACCGGCAGGCCCCCGCCGATCACCTTGCCCAGCGTGGTGAGGTCGGGCTGGACACCGTAGTGGGCCTGGGCTCCGCCCAGCGCTACGCGGAAGCCGGTCATCACCTCGTCGAAGATCAAGAGGGCGCCGTGCTCGCGGGTCAGGCGGCGCAGGCCCTCGAGGTAGCCCGCCTTGGGACGCACCAGGCCCATGTTGCCCGCGACGGGCTCGAGGATCACCGCCGCGATCTGTTCGGGGAAGCGGGCGAAGAGCTCCTCGAGGGCACCCAGGTCGTTGAAGGGGAGGGTCAGGGTATCCTGGGCCGCGCCGCTGGGGACGCCGGGGCTGTCGGGGAGGCCCAAGGTAGCCACGCCGGAACCGGCCTGCACCAGCAGCATGTCGCCGTGGCCGTGGTAGTGGCCGGAGAACTTCACGATCTTGTCGCGCTTGGTGAAAGCCCGCGCCAGCCGCAGGGCGCTCATGGTGGCCTCGGTGCCGCTGTTGACGAAGCGCAGCATCTCCACGCCGGGCATCAGCTCGGTGACTTTGCGGGCTAAGCGGGTCTCGAGCTCGGTCGGCGCGCCGTAGCTGGTGCCGAGCTCGGCCTGAGCCTGCACGGCCCTCACCACCGCCTCGGGGGCGTGGCCCAGCACCAGCGGGCCCCAACTCATCACGAAGTCGATGTAGCGGTTGCCGTCCACGTCCCACAGGTAGGGGCCTTTGGCTTTTGCGATGAACACGGGGGTCCCGCCCACCCCGCGGAAGGCCCGCACGGGCGAGTTGACCCCGCCGGGGATGAAGCGCTGGGCTTCTTCGAACAGCGTCTTGGAGCGTTCGTGGCTGAGTTTAGTCATAGTCGAGGGTCAAGGGTCTGGGGCCGAGGTGTATTGCGTTTGGCGCAGGACGTACGATCTTCACCGCACAACCCCCTTCGCGCTGAACTCGTGCACGAAGTCGGCCAGGCGGGCTACGTTGTCGGGTGGGGTCTGGGGCAGGATGCCGTGGCCGAGGTTGAAGATGTGGCCCGCGCGGCCTGCGGCCTCCTCGAGCACCGCCTTAGCCTGCCGCTGTAGCTCTTCCCAGGGAGCCTGGAGGAGGAGGGGCTCGAGGTTGCCCTGGATGGCCCGGTCGTGACCGATCTGGGCCCAGGCCTCGTCGAGGCCGATGCGCCAGTCCACGCCCACCACGTCGCTGCCTAGGGCGCTGATGGTGCGCAGCAAGGTTCCGGTGCCGGTGCTGAAGTAGATCACCGGCACCCCGCTCTCGCGGGCGGCGGCGATGAGGCGGGCGTTGTAGGGGGCCACAAATCGGGCGTAGTCGCGGGGAGAGAGCGTCCCGGCCCAGGAATCGAAGATCTGCAGCGCGGCACACCCGGCTTCGGCCTGGAAGAGCAGGTAGTCCTCGAGCACGTGCACGAGCTTGTCCATCAGGCTGGCCCAGGCCTCGGGCTGGTGGTACATCAGCCGCTTGGTCTTCTCGTAGTTGCGGCTGCCCCCGCCCTCGAGGGCATAGCTGGCGAGGGTGAAGGGTGCGCCCACGAAGCCGATGAGTGGTAGGCCGCGCCCGTCGAGCTCGGCGGTGACGAGCCGGATGGCTTGGGCGGTATAGGGCATGGCCTCGGCGGCGGGGGGGGTCATGAGCCCTGCGATGTCGGCCAGGCTGGTGATGGGGTTGCCGATCACCGGACCCTTGCCCTCCACGAAGTCGAGCTCGAGGCCCATCCCCATCAGCGGCGTCAGGATGTCGTTGAAGAGGATGGCCGCGTCGAGGTCGAAGGCCTTGATGGGCTGCAGGGTGATCTCGGCGGCCAGCGCGGGGTCTTGGATGGCCTCCAGCATGGTGGTCTTGGCGCGCAGGGCGCGGTACTCGGGCATGTAGCGCCCGGCCTGGCGCATGAACCACACCGGCGTGGCGTCGGTGGGCTCGAGGCGTACCGCCTTGAGGAAGCGGGAGTTGCGTACGGACTCGTTCATGCTTCAGCCCTCGCGCAGCCAGCGGGCAGCGTCCTTGGCGTGGTAGGTCAGGATCAGGTCGGCCCCGGCGCGCTTGAAGGCGGTGAGGGTCTCGAGCACCACCCGCCGTTCGTCGAGCCAGCCGTTGAGGGCGGCGGCCTTGACCATGCTGTACTCTCCCGAGACGTTGTAGGCGGCCAGGGGCAGGTCGAAACTCTCGCGTACGCGGCGCAGCACGTCGAGGTAGGGCAGGCCCGGCTTGACCATCAGCACATCGGCCCCCTCTTCCACGTCGAGGCGGGCCTCGCGCAGGGCTTCGCGGGCGTTGGCAGGGTCCATCTGGTAGGAGTGGCGGTCGCCGAAGGCGGGGGCGCTATCGGCGGCTTCGCGGAAGGGACCGTAGAAGCCGCTGGCGTACTTCACCGCGTAGGACATCACCCCCGTCATGCCGAAGCCCTCCCGGTCGAGCGCAGAGCGGATGGTGGCGACCATCCCGTCCACCATCCCGCTAGGCGCCACGATGTCGGCCCCAGCCCGGGCGTGAGAGACCACCACCTTATCCAAGATCTCGAGCGTGGCGTCGTTGTCGAAGCGGCCCTCGCGGATGACGAAGCAGTGGCCATGGTCGGTGTACTCGCACAAGCACACGTCGGTGATCACCACGAGCTCGGGCACCGCCTTCTTGATGGCTTGGATGGCCTGCTGCACGATGCCGTCCGGGGCGAAGTTCTCCAGGCCGATGGGGTCTTTGTGCTGGGGGAGCCCGAAGAGGATCACCGCGGGGATGCCCAGGCCGTAGACCTCCTGGGCCTCGGCCACGGCCTCGTCGACCGAGAGGTTGAACACCCCCGGCATCGAGCCGATCTCGCGGCGCACACCCTGCCCGTGCACCACAAAAAGGGGATAGATGAAGTCGTCGGGGGCGAGGGGAGTCTCGCGCACCATCCGGCGTAGGGTTGCGCTGGCCCGCAGGCGGCGCATGCGTTGAGCAGGAAAGGGCATCCTAAGCGACCTCCGTGAACACTTTCTCCAGCGCCTCGAGCAATCCCGTGGCGCTCTGGGCGTCGGCTACGCAGTCTACTCCCAGCCCGCACTCCCGCGCAGCCTGGGCTGTGGTGGGGCCGATGCAGACGACCTTGGGTGGGACGATGCCGGGGGCCAAGGCCACCCAGCCCCGCACGCTCGAGGGGCTGGCGAACACCGCGGCATCGAAGCCTTTGCGCAGCGCGGCCAGGGCCTCGGGGCGGGGCTGGCCCAGGATGGTCCGGTAGACCGGGATGCGCTCGACGAAGGCCCGCGCGGCCTTGAGGCCCTCGAAGAGCTCGTCACGGGCTCCCTCGGCCACCAGCAGCAGGAAACGTCCTCCGGCCAGGGGACCCAAGGCGCGCAAGGCCTCGAGCAGGCCCTCAGCGCTGGACTTCTGGGCGATCAAGTCGGCCTTGAGGCCATAGGGCTCGAGGGCTGCAGCCGTGGCCTGCCCCACCACCCCGATGCGAAGGCTCGGGGCGAGCGCCAGCCCGGCTGCGGCCAGGTACTCCAGGCCGTAGCGCACCCCATTGGCGCTGGTAAACAGCAGCCAGTCGTAGTGGCGGAGGTGCTGGGGGGCGGGCTGGGAGGGGCTGGGCGGGATGGCCTCGGTGGCGAGGGTGGGGAAGAGGATGGGGATGGCCCCGGCTTGAAGGAGCTTCGCCCGCAGCTCCCCGCTTTGCTCGGGGGGGCGGGTGATCACCACCCGCTTGCCCTTCAGGCCCACGCCCCCTCCAGCAACTCCGCCGCCCCCTGGGCCAGCACGGCCTTGGCCAAGGCGGCTCCCAGACGCTCGGGGTCGTCGCCCTGTAGGATGTGGGTGATCGACTGGCTTCCGTCGGGCCGCAGCACGCGCCCCCTCAGGCGCAGCAGGCCGCCCTCCTCGACCGCCAGCGCCCCTACCGGCAGGCTGCAACCCGAGCCCAAGGTGCGCAGGAAGGCCCGCTCGGCCTCCACGGCCCGGCGGGTGGGCCGGTGGTCTAGAGGCCGCAAGAGCTCGAGCACCGCCTCGTCCCCGGCGCGGGCCTGCACCGCCAGCGCCCCCTGGGCGGGCGCGGGGAGCACCACCTCGGGCGGGAGGATTTCGGTGACCTGGCCCTGCAAACCCAGGCGCTCGAGTCCGGCCAGCGCCAGCAGGATGGCGTCGTAGGGGCCGTCGGGGTCGAGGGCCTTCTGGATGCGGGTGGGCACGTTGCCGCGCAGGCCCTCGACGCGCAAATCCGGGCGGGCGGCCCGGAGCTGGGCCGCCCGGCGCGGGCTGCTGGTGCCCACGGTAGCGCCGCGGGGCAACTCGTTCAGCCGGAGTCCACTGCGGCTGATGAGGGCCTCCAGAGGCGAAGCCCGCTCGGGGATGGCTCCCAGGACAAAGCGGGGATCGGGCTCGGTGGGCAGGTCCTTGAGGCTGTGCACCGCCAGGTCGGCCTCGCCGCGCTCGAGCGCGGCCTCGAGTTCGGCGGTGAAAAGCCCCTTTCCCCCGATCTCGGGCAGCGCTTTCTCCAACTCGCGGTCGCCGCGGGTGCTCAGGGTGAGCAACCCGACCTCGAGGCCGGGGTGCAGCTCGCGCAGCCGCTGGGCGATGTGCTCGGATTGCCACAGGGCCAGCCGGCTGGCTCGGGTGCCGATGATCAGCTTCATTTCCTCTCCAGCTCGAACAAGGCCTGTAGGGCCTGCCGGTAGGGCTCGGCCTCCCCCCGCTCGGCCAGTTCGCGCAGCCGGGTCAGGGGCTGGTGCAGCAGCTTCTGGATGAGCCGGTGGGTCACCCGCTCGGCCACAGCCCGCTCGGCGGGGGGGAGGGCCATGAGCTCGGCCTGGCGAAGCTCCTCGAAACGCTTGCGCAAGGCCTGCACGGTGGGCACCACTGCGCGGGCCTCGAGCCAGCCCGCGAAAGCGTTCAGCCCCTCTTCTACGATCCGCTCGGCTTGAGGGATGGCGGCCTGGCGCTCGGCCCGGTGAACGCGGAGGATGGTCTCGAGGTCGTCGAGGGTGTGCAGCCGCAGGCCCAGCTCGGCCACCGAGGGATGGATGCTGCGGGGCAGGGATAGGTCGAAGAGGGCCAGGGGTTTCTCGCTGCCGCCTAGCTGCTCGGGCCACAGCAGCGGTTTTGGCACGCTCACCGCCGAGATCACGAAGTCGGCATGGGACAGGACCTGGTCGATGGCCTCGAGCCCGATGGCCTCGGCATCGGCCAGCTCGGCCAGCAGACTGGCCCGCTCGAGCGTGCGGTTAGCGACCCAGATCGCGCCGAAGCGGGCGCGCTCCAGGCTCAGCAGGGCCGAGCGGGCCATGCTGCCCGCCCCGATGATCAGCACCGCGGGTGAGCTCAGGGTGGCCGCCTCGTGGTTGAGCATGCGGGCTACCAGGCTGCTGTGGGAGAGAACGCCATCACCCAGGGTGGTCTCGTGCCGCACCCGCTTGCCGGTGTGCAGGGCCTGCTGCAGCAGCCTCGAGAGCACCGGCCCCAGGCTGCCGATCTCCTGGGCAAGCTCGAGCATCTGTCGCACCTGCCCTAAGATCTCGCTTTCGCCCAGCACCTGCGAGTCCAGCCCGGCGGCCACGCGCAGCAGGTGCTCCTGCGCGTCGCGGTCCTCGAGCGCGTAACCGTGATGGCTGAAGTCGCGCCGGCTTACCTGGACGTGATCCAGCAGCCCCAGCAGGGTGTTGAGGTCCATCTCTGCTCCGCCCACGCCGTAGAGTTCGGTGCGGTTGCAGGTGGAGAGCACGGCGACTTCTTGCAGGCCGGCGGGAGGGTTTTCTCTGGCCCTGAGCAGGATTTGAGCCTGCGCGGGCTTGGAGAGCACGTAGCGTTCACGCACCTCCAGCCGCGCCGAGGCGTGATTGATCCCTACGCACAGCAGGCGCGGGCGATTGGAAAGGGAGTGGGACAGGCTCATGGGCGATGGATTCAGGGTAAGGGTGAAACGCTAAGGTCTCCGTAAAGCCAACTACCCCAGCACAGACTATGCAACCACAAATCCAGGGCAAGGACATT
Encoded proteins:
- the purE gene encoding 5-(carboxyamino)imidazole ribonucleotide mutase, with the translated sequence MLPLVGVIMGSRSDWETMRHAVETLERLRIPYETRVVSAHRTPDLLFEYAQTAEARGLEVIIAGAGGAAHLPGMTASKTTLPVLGVPVQSRALNGLDSLLSIVQMPAGIPVGTLAIGAAGAVNAALLAASILGNKYPEVAQALREFRARQTADVLEHADPRL
- a CDS encoding 5-(carboxyamino)imidazole ribonucleotide synthase — encoded protein: MIGVLGAGQLGRMLALAGYPLGQRFRFFDTVEGAVAGHLAELRVGAYDDLQALARFAEGLELVTYEFENVPVAAARSLAERVPVFPPPQALEAAQDRLVEKTFFQSLGIPTPPFYPVLTRADLLQGVECTGFPCVLKTRTLGYDGKGQRVLRGPEDVEGAWDGLGGQPLILEGFVPFERELSILAVRGRSGELAFYPLVENHHQDGILRKSLAPAPGLTLQLQTRAEDYARRVLERLEYVGVLAIELFEVEGELIANEMAPRVHNSGHWSLEGAETSQFENHLRAALGLPLGSTAVRGHAAMLNLIGFRPDFARVLGVREAHLHWYGKEVRSGRKVGHVNLRADTWEELQARLRTLEDAIA
- a CDS encoding trans-sulfuration enzyme family protein translates to MDLLSTLALHAAEAEKPLNDPLSLPIYQSASWTFRDLDEVDAVYEGRRAGTIYGRNGTPNHRALESLFAALHAAEAAIACASGMSALSAAFLGLLRSGDKVVASQDLYGSTLGVLRDLGRFGVRVVTVDLADWEGMGRELEGARLLVLETSSNPRLRVPDLARLSELAHRAGAKVLVDNTFASPYHCRPLEHGVDVVMESLTKFIGGHSDAMLGGLAGQKELLEPVRAVAVRMGFVSNPHECWLGVRGAHTLELRMQRASANALELARFLEAHPKVRRVHYPGLPSHPDHETAKRVLRNGFGAMLSFELEPSRAAVNALLHHLEHVRMALSLGGAHTTLSHPATSSHRFLAPAEREALGLHDGFLRMSVGIENLEDLRADLERGLGAV
- the hemL gene encoding glutamate-1-semialdehyde 2,1-aminomutase — encoded protein: MTKLSHERSKTLFEEAQRFIPGGVNSPVRAFRGVGGTPVFIAKAKGPYLWDVDGNRYIDFVMSWGPLVLGHAPEAVVRAVQAQAELGTSYGAPTELETRLARKVTELMPGVEMLRFVNSGTEATMSALRLARAFTKRDKIVKFSGHYHGHGDMLLVQAGSGVATLGLPDSPGVPSGAAQDTLTLPFNDLGALEELFARFPEQIAAVILEPVAGNMGLVRPKAGYLEGLRRLTREHGALLIFDEVMTGFRVALGGAQAHYGVQPDLTTLGKVIGGGLPVGAYGGRREIMQWVAPAGPMYQAGTLSGNPLAMAAGIATLEEWSRPGVFEAAAEAARTLIEGIANLARRAGIPLQADQAGTMFGFFFAEEPVNDYASAKTSDVQRYAKFFHAALERGVYLAPSQFEAGFTSAAHTPDVVAQALEGLEGAFRSMVDS
- the hemE gene encoding uroporphyrinogen decarboxylase, translating into MNESVRNSRFLKAVRLEPTDATPVWFMRQAGRYMPEYRALRAKTTMLEAIQDPALAAEITLQPIKAFDLDAAILFNDILTPLMGMGLELDFVEGKGPVIGNPITSLADIAGLMTPPAAEAMPYTAQAIRLVTAELDGRGLPLIGFVGAPFTLASYALEGGGSRNYEKTKRLMYHQPEAWASLMDKLVHVLEDYLLFQAEAGCAALQIFDSWAGTLSPRDYARFVAPYNARLIAAARESGVPVIYFSTGTGTLLRTISALGSDVVGVDWRIGLDEAWAQIGHDRAIQGNLEPLLLQAPWEELQRQAKAVLEEAAGRAGHIFNLGHGILPQTPPDNVARLADFVHEFSAKGVVR
- the hemB gene encoding porphobilinogen synthase, translating into MPFPAQRMRRLRASATLRRMVRETPLAPDDFIYPLFVVHGQGVRREIGSMPGVFNLSVDEAVAEAQEVYGLGIPAVILFGLPQHKDPIGLENFAPDGIVQQAIQAIKKAVPELVVITDVCLCEYTDHGHCFVIREGRFDNDATLEILDKVVVSHARAGADIVAPSGMVDGMVATIRSALDREGFGMTGVMSYAVKYASGFYGPFREAADSAPAFGDRHSYQMDPANAREALREARLDVEEGADVLMVKPGLPYLDVLRRVRESFDLPLAAYNVSGEYSMVKAAALNGWLDERRVVLETLTAFKRAGADLILTYHAKDAARWLREG
- a CDS encoding uroporphyrinogen-III synthase, with amino-acid sequence MGLKGKRVVITRPPEQSGELRAKLLQAGAIPILFPTLATEAIPPSPSQPAPQHLRHYDWLLFTSANGVRYGLEYLAAAGLALAPSLRIGVVGQATAAALEPYGLKADLIAQKSSAEGLLEALRALGPLAGGRFLLLVAEGARDELFEGLKAARAFVERIPVYRTILGQPRPEALAALRKGFDAAVFASPSSVRGWVALAPGIVPPKVVCIGPTTAQAARECGLGVDCVADAQSATGLLEALEKVFTEVA
- the hemC gene encoding hydroxymethylbilane synthase; amino-acid sequence: MKLIIGTRASRLALWQSEHIAQRLRELHPGLEVGLLTLSTRGDRELEKALPEIGGKGLFTAELEAALERGEADLAVHSLKDLPTEPDPRFVLGAIPERASPLEALISRSGLRLNELPRGATVGTSSPRRAAQLRAARPDLRVEGLRGNVPTRIQKALDPDGPYDAILLALAGLERLGLQGQVTEILPPEVVLPAPAQGALAVQARAGDEAVLELLRPLDHRPTRRAVEAERAFLRTLGSGCSLPVGALAVEEGGLLRLRGRVLRPDGSQSITHILQGDDPERLGAALAKAVLAQGAAELLEGAWA
- the hemA gene encoding glutamyl-tRNA reductase, encoding MSLSHSLSNRPRLLCVGINHASARLEVRERYVLSKPAQAQILLRARENPPAGLQEVAVLSTCNRTELYGVGGAEMDLNTLLGLLDHVQVSRRDFSHHGYALEDRDAQEHLLRVAAGLDSQVLGESEILGQVRQMLELAQEIGSLGPVLSRLLQQALHTGKRVRHETTLGDGVLSHSSLVARMLNHEAATLSSPAVLIIGAGSMARSALLSLERARFGAIWVANRTLERASLLAELADAEAIGLEAIDQVLSHADFVISAVSVPKPLLWPEQLGGSEKPLALFDLSLPRSIHPSVAELGLRLHTLDDLETILRVHRAERQAAIPQAERIVEEGLNAFAGWLEARAVVPTVQALRKRFEELRQAELMALPPAERAVAERVTHRLIQKLLHQPLTRLRELAERGEAEPYRQALQALFELERK